ATAAAAGGCTTAGGTAAAGAAGGAGATCTACTTGTAGCAGTGCATGAGATAAAAATGATGTATGCATTACGTAAATTAGGAATTAAAACTAATGTGATCACAAGCATGTGGGATATGTGGAAAAAGATTTCTAACAATGTACCTATGCCTATGGGTATGGTAGTTGTTTCAAAAGACCTTGGAAAAGATATAGCAATTAAATTCAAAGAAGTATATGAGAAAAGCAAGAAATATGCTGAAAAGAATTTACAAGAAATTATACCTAAAGATGTAGAGATAATGAGCGAAGTTCAAAAAGCAGATTTAGATAAAGAAATTGTAGAGAAAACAATTTGGGCTGATATTCAAGAATACAACGTACCTGAAGATAATGTTATAAAAGGCCTTCAAACTTTCTATAAATTGACTGAAGAAAGAGGTATATTGCCTAGAGTAAATACTTTAGATATTATTTAAATAATTCTACTTACATATGGTTTTTTATTAAGTGTAAAGAGGAAATTACATTCAGTTTTTATTTCACTAAGTATCTCTGAAATACTCCTAAAA
This genomic window from Acidianus manzaensis contains:
- a CDS encoding menaquinone biosynthesis family protein translates to MVTIKVGALADSGDLYPFIPLIEGKIKPEGFNLEIEVIPTVQCVNEKVLKREVDVSVPSAAMYPYIQDYYYIMSNAVASAVDGITGMPLLSIKEMSLEDAKKSRLIVHGPNTTAFTLYKLLVGRYGKLVIIERVLDEIKGLGKEGDLLVAVHEIKMMYALRKLGIKTNVITSMWDMWKKISNNVPMPMGMVVVSKDLGKDIAIKFKEVYEKSKKYAEKNLQEIIPKDVEIMSEVQKADLDKEIVEKTIWADIQEYNVPEDNVIKGLQTFYKLTEERGILPRVNTLDII